In Halobaculum sp. XH14, a single genomic region encodes these proteins:
- a CDS encoding metal-dependent hydrolase codes for MFVGHALFAFALVAGLAGRVTDPRRALAYGAVAAAFAAVPDVDIGYALVGLGGALGSGALDAGPLALASTFWETGNVVHRAVTHSLVVAPIAALAAAAWVDGRPLARLLAVALAAVLVAAATILTGALAATVTFAFAAACLVLATVVASRTTLGPGATFVLALVGLVSHPFGDFFTGEPPALFYPISDLPLETVTLHPDPTLHLLAAFGIELATVWAALLVWIRLREGPRVPRIDPKAATGAAYAGLAFLIPAPTLDLSYPFVFSVLAVGLVGIAPRVRFRAREFSRPGPERAVYTGLTAITVAALAYAVVYLVTIG; via the coding sequence ATGTTCGTCGGCCACGCCCTGTTCGCGTTCGCCCTCGTCGCCGGCCTGGCCGGCCGGGTAACGGACCCGCGGCGGGCGCTCGCCTACGGGGCGGTGGCCGCCGCGTTCGCCGCCGTCCCCGACGTCGACATCGGCTACGCGCTCGTCGGGCTCGGCGGGGCGCTCGGGTCGGGTGCACTCGACGCGGGCCCGCTGGCTCTCGCGTCGACGTTCTGGGAGACCGGAAACGTCGTCCACAGGGCGGTCACCCACTCGCTGGTCGTCGCCCCCATCGCGGCCCTCGCCGCGGCCGCGTGGGTCGACGGGCGGCCGCTCGCGCGGCTGCTCGCGGTCGCCCTGGCCGCCGTGCTGGTCGCGGCCGCGACGATTCTCACGGGTGCTCTCGCGGCCACGGTCACGTTCGCGTTCGCAGCCGCGTGTCTCGTGCTGGCGACGGTCGTCGCCTCGCGGACGACCCTCGGCCCCGGAGCGACGTTCGTGCTCGCGCTCGTCGGACTCGTCAGCCACCCGTTCGGTGACTTCTTCACGGGGGAGCCGCCGGCGCTGTTCTACCCGATCTCCGACCTTCCGCTGGAGACGGTGACGCTCCACCCCGATCCGACGCTGCACCTGCTGGCCGCGTTCGGCATCGAACTGGCGACGGTCTGGGCTGCGCTGCTCGTGTGGATCCGGTTGCGGGAGGGGCCGCGCGTGCCCCGGATCGACCCGAAGGCGGCGACCGGCGCGGCGTACGCGGGGCTCGCGTTCCTCATCCCCGCGCCGACGCTCGACCTCTCGTATCCGTTCGTCTTCAGCGTCCTCGCGGTCGGATTGGTGGGGATCGCCCCGCGGGTCCGGTTCCGGGCGCGCGAGTTTTCGCGACCTGGGCCCGAGCGAGCCGTCTACACGGGGCTCACGGCGATCACGGTGGCCGCGCTGGCGTACGCCGTGGTGTATCTCGTCACGATCGGCTGA
- a CDS encoding mechanosensitive ion channel domain-containing protein has product MLLQSVSGVVRVALVELLRSIENALPRILAGLLFLAVAFVAVKLVMSAVRALLRRSVPGDSPVYRQFLATVVAVFLWFGVGLSFLSVVGLEGIAQSLGTAAGFFALGVSYATSNMIADAVAGIYLLRDPDFNPGDRVDIGGTVGEVRSIELRKTRLAVADDTVVRGNAEIEKKWTKLDDRAGTT; this is encoded by the coding sequence ATGCTCCTGCAATCGGTCTCGGGCGTCGTCCGTGTCGCGCTGGTCGAGTTGCTCCGGTCGATCGAGAACGCCCTCCCCCGGATTCTCGCGGGCCTGCTGTTTCTCGCCGTCGCATTCGTCGCCGTCAAACTCGTCATGAGCGCGGTTCGTGCGCTGCTCCGCCGGTCGGTTCCGGGCGATTCGCCGGTGTATCGACAGTTCCTCGCGACCGTCGTCGCCGTGTTCCTCTGGTTCGGGGTCGGCCTCTCGTTCCTCTCGGTCGTCGGCCTGGAGGGCATCGCACAGTCGCTCGGAACCGCCGCCGGCTTCTTCGCGCTGGGCGTCTCGTACGCCACCTCGAACATGATCGCCGACGCCGTGGCGGGCATCTACCTCCTGCGGGACCCGGACTTCAACCCGGGTGACCGCGTCGACATCGGCGGGACCGTCGGGGAGGTCCGGTCGATCGAACTCCGCAAGACGCGCCTCGCCGTCGCGGACGACACGGTCGTTCGCGGGAACGCCGAGATCGAGAAGAAGTGGACGAAACTGGACGACCGAGCCGGGACGACGTGA
- a CDS encoding DUF5816 domain-containing protein, with amino-acid sequence MNLEVVETPAGELYVDRAAGERGAEAPFFHVYADPDGETRWGYFCGNCETVNNAMDAMGRIECNECGNIRKPEEWDAAHE; translated from the coding sequence ATGAATCTGGAGGTCGTCGAGACGCCGGCCGGCGAACTGTACGTCGACCGCGCGGCCGGCGAGCGCGGCGCGGAGGCACCGTTCTTCCACGTCTACGCCGACCCGGACGGCGAGACGCGCTGGGGCTACTTCTGCGGGAACTGCGAGACGGTCAACAACGCGATGGACGCGATGGGGCGCATCGAGTGCAACGAGTGTGGCAACATCCGGAAACCCGAGGAGTGGGACGCGGCCCACGAGTGA
- a CDS encoding DMT family transporter, whose protein sequence is MNFDPRAVHPAALFAVLAALWGGSFVWIEVGLDYFPPLSFAALRYDVAGLLVLAYSAATVDRWRPRGREWLPVAVTAVFVFAAYHGFLFLGIEHVSGAVAAVLIGLTPVLTAGFAAALRGGEGLDGARTGGVLLGFLGVAVVAGIGPAGFVGTSATGVLLVLAGAVAFALGTVLAPESGTLPLRTTQGWAMLGGAGLLHVWAGVRGESLEAVVWTPRSIAAFLYLTVLAGAVAFLVYFHLLAAVGPTELNLVGYVEPLVAAAVSWAVLGEVVGPRTFVGFACILAGFALVKHAELRRFVSGVRRAAGSV, encoded by the coding sequence ATGAACTTCGACCCTCGCGCCGTCCATCCGGCGGCGCTGTTCGCCGTCCTCGCGGCCCTCTGGGGCGGCTCGTTCGTCTGGATCGAGGTCGGACTGGACTACTTCCCGCCGCTGTCGTTCGCGGCGCTCCGCTACGACGTCGCTGGACTGCTCGTCCTGGCGTACTCGGCGGCGACGGTCGATCGCTGGCGACCGCGCGGCAGGGAGTGGCTCCCCGTCGCGGTGACGGCCGTCTTCGTCTTCGCGGCCTACCACGGGTTCCTCTTTCTCGGCATCGAGCACGTCAGCGGGGCGGTCGCGGCCGTCCTCATCGGGCTGACGCCCGTGCTGACCGCCGGGTTCGCGGCCGCGCTCCGCGGCGGGGAGGGCCTCGACGGGGCGCGCACGGGGGGCGTCCTCCTGGGGTTCCTCGGCGTCGCCGTCGTCGCGGGAATCGGACCCGCCGGGTTCGTCGGGACGAGCGCGACGGGCGTGCTGCTCGTGCTCGCCGGCGCGGTGGCGTTCGCGCTCGGCACCGTGCTCGCGCCCGAATCCGGGACGCTCCCGCTCCGGACCACCCAGGGCTGGGCGATGCTCGGCGGCGCTGGACTGCTTCACGTCTGGGCGGGCGTCCGTGGGGAGTCGCTCGAGGCCGTCGTCTGGACGCCGAGATCGATCGCCGCGTTCCTCTATCTCACCGTCCTCGCGGGGGCGGTGGCGTTCCTCGTCTACTTCCACCTGCTCGCGGCCGTCGGGCCGACCGAACTGAACCTCGTCGGCTACGTCGAACCGCTCGTCGCCGCCGCCGTCTCCTGGGCCGTCCTGGGGGAGGTCGTCGGACCGCGGACGTTCGTCGGCTTCGCCTGCATCCTCGCCGGGTTCGCCCTGGTGAAACACGCCGAACTCCGCCGGTTCGTCTCCGGCGTGCGGCGCGCCGCCGGCAGCGTCTGA
- a CDS encoding Lrp/AsnC family transcriptional regulator, producing MDERDVTILKAIADLETGSPERLHEETGIPVSTIHYRLNKLRESGVIENDLYDVDLEAAGLGVTVVLEVLTDYSGTHHEVGEKLADIEGVTQVYFTMGETDFMVIAHLSGREMVERLITDFERLDEVDRTNSTFVVSTVADTNSALQSYGLETLVAELADE from the coding sequence ATGGACGAGCGCGACGTCACCATCCTGAAGGCCATCGCGGACCTGGAGACTGGAAGCCCCGAGCGGCTGCACGAGGAAACCGGGATTCCGGTCTCAACGATCCACTACCGGCTGAACAAGCTCAGGGAGTCGGGCGTCATCGAGAACGACCTGTACGACGTGGACCTCGAGGCCGCCGGCCTCGGCGTGACCGTCGTGCTCGAGGTGCTGACCGACTACTCGGGCACCCACCACGAGGTCGGCGAGAAGCTGGCCGACATCGAGGGGGTGACGCAGGTGTACTTCACGATGGGCGAGACGGACTTCATGGTCATCGCCCACCTCTCGGGCAGGGAGATGGTCGAGCGGCTCATCACCGACTTCGAGCGGCTCGACGAGGTCGACCGGACGAACTCCACGTTCGTCGTCTCGACGGTCGCGGACACGAACTCGGCCCTGCAGAGCTACGGCCTGGAGACGCTCGTGGCGGAACTCGCCGACGAGTGA
- a CDS encoding HesB/IscA family protein: protein MSTDASEGDAAAAPVTVTPDAAAEAVSLLESEGMDTDVGGLRLFVQQGGCAGLSYGMRFDTEPEEDDRVTEQHGLRVFIDPSSLNYVGGSKLDYESGLQAAGFHVENPNIESECGCGESFRT from the coding sequence ATGAGTACTGACGCGTCCGAGGGGGATGCCGCGGCCGCGCCGGTGACGGTGACGCCCGACGCGGCGGCCGAGGCCGTCTCGCTGCTCGAGAGCGAGGGGATGGACACCGACGTGGGCGGGCTCCGCCTGTTCGTCCAGCAGGGCGGCTGTGCCGGCCTCTCGTACGGGATGCGGTTCGACACCGAGCCGGAGGAGGACGACCGCGTGACCGAACAGCACGGGCTTCGCGTGTTCATCGACCCCTCGTCGCTGAACTACGTCGGCGGCTCGAAACTGGACTACGAGAGCGGGTTGCAAGCGGCCGGCTTCCACGTCGAGAACCCGAACATCGAGAGCGAGTGCGGCTGCGGCGAGTCGTTCCGGACGTAG
- the hisD gene encoding histidinol dehydrogenase: MTPAVEPRPVADLSPEERRAFFERDAGVAGVRGDVADIVDRVRREGDVALREFSREFDGVEVANIDVTDEAERAAESVDDGTMAAIETALSNVREFHEAQVPEDWTREFADGRELGRRFRPLDRVGVYVPGGAAAYPSSAIMGIVPAKVAGVDHVAVATPPAEELNPVTLAAVHEAGADAVYSVGGAQGIAALAYGTETVNPVRKVVGPGNKWVSAAKAEVRGDVEIDFVAGPSEVLVLADETADPEFVAADLLAQAEHDSDASVVAVTDDESVGEAVAESIDEQFGSRERSDTIATALGNDASGVLVARSMSEAVLFTEEYAPEHLSIQADDDEALLDRVTNVGSAFLGPFTPVAAGDYASGTNHVLPTNGGARAHGGLSVDTFLRSSTVQRLSEDGLAEIADAVTTLATAEGLEGHAASVDERIDR, translated from the coding sequence ATGACACCAGCAGTCGAACCGCGCCCCGTCGCGGATCTCTCGCCCGAGGAGCGCCGGGCGTTCTTCGAGCGCGACGCCGGCGTCGCCGGCGTTCGCGGCGACGTGGCCGACATCGTCGACCGCGTTCGCCGGGAGGGCGACGTCGCGCTCCGGGAGTTCTCCCGCGAGTTCGACGGCGTCGAAGTCGCCAACATCGACGTGACCGACGAGGCCGAGCGTGCCGCGGAATCGGTCGACGACGGGACGATGGCAGCGATCGAGACCGCGCTCTCGAACGTCCGCGAGTTCCACGAGGCGCAGGTGCCCGAGGACTGGACCCGCGAGTTCGCGGACGGTCGGGAGCTGGGCCGTCGGTTCCGACCGCTCGACAGGGTCGGCGTCTACGTCCCCGGCGGAGCCGCGGCGTACCCCTCCTCTGCCATCATGGGAATCGTCCCCGCGAAGGTCGCGGGCGTCGATCACGTCGCCGTCGCCACGCCGCCGGCCGAGGAGTTGAACCCGGTCACGCTCGCGGCGGTCCACGAGGCCGGCGCGGACGCGGTGTACTCGGTCGGCGGGGCACAGGGGATCGCCGCGCTCGCGTACGGCACCGAGACGGTCAACCCCGTCCGGAAGGTCGTCGGCCCGGGGAACAAGTGGGTCAGCGCGGCGAAAGCCGAGGTCCGGGGCGACGTCGAGATCGACTTCGTCGCCGGTCCCTCCGAGGTGCTGGTGCTGGCCGACGAGACCGCCGACCCCGAGTTCGTCGCCGCGGACCTGCTCGCACAGGCCGAACACGACTCGGACGCGAGCGTCGTCGCGGTGACTGACGACGAGTCCGTTGGGGAGGCTGTCGCGGAGTCGATCGACGAACAGTTCGGCTCGCGCGAGCGGTCCGACACCATCGCAACCGCGCTCGGCAACGACGCCTCGGGCGTTCTGGTCGCGCGGTCGATGTCGGAGGCCGTGCTGTTCACGGAGGAGTACGCGCCCGAGCACCTCTCGATCCAGGCCGACGACGACGAGGCGCTGCTGGACCGGGTCACGAACGTCGGGTCGGCGTTTCTCGGCCCGTTCACGCCGGTCGCCGCGGGCGATTACGCGTCCGGAACGAACCACGTGCTGCCCACCAACGGGGGAGCGAGGGCACACGGCGGCCTCTCGGTCGACACGTTCCTCCGGTCGTCCACGGTCCAGCGGCTATCGGAGGACGGCCTCGCGGAGATCGCGGACGCGGTGACGACGCTGGCGACCGCGGAGGGACTGGAGGGTCACGCCGCGAGCGTGGACGAGCGGATCGACCGGTAG
- a CDS encoding cupredoxin domain-containing protein — translation MRRRRFLAAAGSTAALSTAGCLGLSAGADDWDVGMTAEAFRPSEFTTTVGEEVVWENTSSRAHTVTAYEDTLPDGAAFFATGDFESESAARDAWDGSQGAITSGQRFSHTFEVAGEYSYFCVPHEKAGMVGTVVVEE, via the coding sequence ATGCGACGACGACGGTTCCTCGCGGCGGCCGGGTCGACCGCGGCGCTCTCCACGGCCGGCTGTCTCGGGCTCTCGGCCGGCGCGGACGACTGGGACGTGGGGATGACCGCCGAGGCGTTCCGCCCCTCCGAGTTCACGACGACCGTCGGCGAGGAGGTCGTCTGGGAGAACACCTCCTCGCGGGCCCACACGGTGACGGCCTACGAGGACACGCTCCCCGACGGCGCGGCGTTCTTCGCCACCGGCGACTTCGAGTCCGAGTCGGCCGCTCGCGACGCGTGGGACGGCAGCCAGGGAGCCATCACGAGCGGCCAGCGGTTCTCGCACACGTTCGAGGTCGCGGGCGAGTACTCCTACTTCTGCGTTCCCCACGAGAAGGCGGGGATGGTCGGGACGGTCGTCGTCGAGGAGTAG
- a CDS encoding 30S ribosomal protein S3ae, with translation MSERSVSRQRQGKRWYTVLAPEQFDRAELGETIAEEPNQVIGRTVETTLGDLTDDQSQNNTKLTFKITDVGSDSAYTEFIEHELARDYLRSLVRRGASKVDAVRTVRTTDDYRVRLQPVALTTKKADRSQEHAIRSVMTDIVEEAAQDRTFEQLVDSVVEGRLSSAIYGEAKTIYPLRRVEVQKLSLEARPEEVAAEEEAAVDVDDEDVAVDADEE, from the coding sequence ATGAGTGAACGATCAGTCTCACGACAGCGACAGGGCAAGCGGTGGTACACCGTGCTCGCGCCCGAGCAGTTCGACAGGGCGGAGCTCGGCGAGACCATCGCCGAGGAACCGAACCAGGTGATCGGCCGGACCGTCGAGACGACCCTCGGCGACCTGACCGACGACCAGAGCCAGAACAACACGAAGCTGACGTTCAAGATCACGGACGTCGGCTCGGACTCGGCCTACACCGAGTTCATCGAGCACGAGCTCGCGCGCGACTACCTGCGCTCGCTCGTCCGCCGCGGCGCGTCGAAGGTCGACGCGGTCCGCACGGTCCGCACGACCGACGACTACCGCGTTCGACTCCAGCCGGTCGCGCTGACGACGAAGAAGGCCGACCGCTCGCAGGAGCACGCCATCCGCTCGGTGATGACCGACATCGTCGAGGAGGCCGCGCAGGACCGGACGTTCGAACAGCTCGTCGACTCCGTCGTCGAGGGCCGGCTCTCGTCGGCCATCTACGGCGAGGCGAAGACGATCTACCCGCTGCGCCGCGTCGAGGTCCAGAAGCTCTCGCTCGAGGCGCGACCCGAGGAGGTCGCCGCCGAGGAGGAGGCCGCGGTCGACGTCGACGACGAGGACGTCGCCGTCGACGCCGACGAGGAGTAG
- a CDS encoding KEOPS complex subunit Pcc1 has protein sequence MTEESRTATFETRHADAVAAATVADALAPDNTPQMHTASDGDVVRTRIERETTGGLHASADDYLVNVTVADAVVADARTDDPATDATTATDARADDHDATDDENDTNANDTTTHDTTDTHE, from the coding sequence ATGACGGAGGAGTCGCGCACCGCGACGTTCGAGACGCGGCACGCCGACGCGGTGGCCGCCGCGACGGTCGCGGACGCGCTCGCGCCGGACAACACCCCGCAGATGCACACCGCGTCGGACGGCGACGTCGTCCGGACGCGCATCGAGCGGGAGACGACCGGCGGCCTCCACGCCTCCGCGGACGACTACCTCGTGAACGTGACCGTCGCGGACGCGGTGGTCGCGGACGCGCGGACCGACGACCCGGCGACGGACGCGACGACGGCGACCGACGCACGCGCGGACGACCACGACGCGACCGACGACGAGAACGACACGAACGCGAACGACACGACGACACACGACACAACAGACACCCATGAGTGA
- a CDS encoding exonuclease RecJ produces MSTARAADSPAPDAVATALREADFVRLYARPTGDALAAAGLLARALRAANVPFQVRTTRLDAVPEGDGTPFALGWTAANETSIPTGDRPVSVAAAEVVAELGPDPEPVVGLAGVIAAGTTPGAAGSGSLLDAADRLGAVERRPGVAVPTADASDGLAHSTLLRSPVSGDEEAARALLGELDYPAEPDEDARRELASVVALDATADAPERAAESVGHALQPHATPNGPFATLGGYADVLSATAREAPGLGVALALGNDVAREAALDAWRSHATAAHGVLDGPETSRHDGVFVLRADADSESASALSTAARLAGDFRSPEPVALVVTDDAAAAAGTGDVDVTAALGAALADVTVAETAATPTEDGSVCGDADLGDVRFDADDVESEEFIEAFRGTV; encoded by the coding sequence ATGTCGACCGCACGCGCAGCCGACTCGCCCGCCCCGGACGCAGTAGCGACGGCGCTGCGCGAGGCCGACTTCGTCCGCCTCTACGCCCGCCCGACCGGCGACGCGCTCGCCGCGGCGGGCCTGCTGGCCCGGGCGCTTCGGGCCGCAAACGTGCCGTTCCAGGTCCGGACGACCCGGCTCGACGCGGTACCCGAGGGCGACGGCACGCCGTTCGCGCTCGGGTGGACCGCCGCGAACGAGACGTCGATCCCGACCGGCGACCGGCCGGTGTCGGTCGCGGCAGCCGAGGTCGTCGCGGAACTCGGCCCCGACCCCGAGCCGGTCGTCGGGCTCGCCGGCGTCATCGCGGCCGGGACGACGCCCGGAGCGGCCGGCAGCGGCTCGCTGCTCGACGCCGCCGACCGGCTCGGTGCCGTCGAACGGCGACCCGGCGTGGCCGTCCCGACCGCGGACGCGAGCGACGGGCTCGCACACTCGACGCTGCTCCGCTCGCCCGTCTCGGGCGACGAGGAGGCGGCGCGGGCGCTCCTCGGGGAGCTCGACTACCCCGCGGAGCCGGACGAGGACGCCCGGCGGGAACTCGCCTCCGTCGTCGCGCTCGACGCGACGGCCGACGCCCCGGAGCGGGCGGCCGAGTCGGTCGGGCACGCGCTTCAGCCGCACGCGACGCCGAACGGGCCGTTCGCGACCCTCGGCGGGTACGCGGACGTCCTCTCGGCGACGGCGCGCGAGGCTCCTGGACTGGGGGTCGCGCTCGCGCTCGGCAACGACGTCGCCCGGGAGGCGGCGCTCGACGCCTGGCGGTCGCACGCGACCGCCGCCCACGGCGTCCTCGACGGGCCGGAGACGAGCCGCCACGACGGCGTCTTCGTCCTCCGGGCCGACGCCGACTCGGAGTCGGCATCGGCGCTCTCGACCGCCGCGAGGCTCGCCGGCGACTTCCGGTCGCCCGAGCCGGTGGCGCTCGTCGTCACTGACGACGCCGCGGCAGCGGCCGGGACCGGCGACGTGGACGTCACCGCCGCGCTGGGCGCGGCCCTCGCGGACGTCACGGTCGCGGAAACCGCGGCGACGCCGACCGAGGACGGCTCGGTCTGTGGCGACGCGGACCTGGGCGACGTCCGGTTCGACGCGGACGACGTGGAGAGCGAGGAGTTCATCGAGGCGTTCAGGGGGACGGTATGA
- a CDS encoding 30S ribosomal protein S15, translated as MARMHTRRRGSSGSDHPVADEPPEWSDVDAEDVEERVVELAEQGHDPSQIGLKLRDEGVKGTPVPDVKLATGKKVTEILEENDAAPELPEDLRNLFERAIRLRDHMAENAQDAQNKRALQNTESKIRRLVDYYRGDELDEDFTYSYEAARRLLE; from the coding sequence ATGGCACGAATGCACACCCGCCGCCGCGGTTCGTCCGGTTCGGACCACCCGGTGGCAGACGAACCCCCGGAGTGGAGCGACGTCGACGCCGAGGACGTCGAGGAACGCGTCGTCGAACTCGCGGAGCAGGGGCACGACCCCAGCCAGATCGGCCTGAAGCTCCGCGACGAGGGCGTGAAGGGCACGCCCGTTCCCGACGTGAAACTCGCGACCGGCAAGAAGGTCACCGAGATCCTCGAGGAGAACGACGCGGCGCCCGAACTCCCCGAGGACCTCCGGAACCTCTTCGAACGCGCGATCCGCCTCCGCGATCACATGGCGGAGAACGCGCAGGACGCACAGAACAAGCGCGCGCTCCAGAACACGGAGTCGAAGATCCGCCGGCTGGTGGACTACTACCGCGGCGACGAACTCGACGAGGACTTCACGTACAGCTACGAGGCCGCACGGCGGCTCCTCGAGTAG
- a CDS encoding TIGR00341 family protein, with protein MRLVQVLVPSGTRGAVLDALDGQGIDYAVFEQVGRGDFEAMVQFPVPPSGVEPVMEQLFAAGIREDSYTIVMATETVVSQRLSALEERFPGLRISREELYARAQDLAPANSTFFAFLVLSTVIATTGLLLDSAATIIGAMVVAPLMGPAISASVGTILDEPEMASRGVTLQVLGLLAAIATAAALGWVLQQTVLIAPGLDIRTIPQVAERTSPNVLSLFLALGSGLAGALSIMRGSGSTLVGVAIAVALVPPAAISGLGVTLGLPGVAIAAAILVVVNLLAINLSALVLFYLSGFKPLDVGTYEGVRASVYSRVVVIAVGIAVLSLVLVAVTWTTFQSQSLEQQTQSILEADFEEADVEGVELVRVTVEYDPADMVLGDEPEVNVLVGLPRERDAPPDLAQRWDDELTRELGRDVVVRVGFVEAQVSEAEPPEPPWGWPSMAKPAV; from the coding sequence ATGCGACTCGTTCAGGTCCTGGTTCCGAGCGGGACTCGCGGAGCGGTTCTCGACGCGCTCGACGGACAGGGGATCGACTACGCGGTGTTCGAGCAGGTCGGGCGCGGCGACTTCGAGGCGATGGTCCAGTTCCCGGTCCCGCCGAGCGGCGTGGAGCCGGTGATGGAGCAACTGTTCGCCGCCGGCATCAGGGAGGACTCCTACACCATCGTCATGGCGACCGAGACCGTCGTTTCACAGCGGCTTTCGGCCCTGGAGGAACGGTTTCCGGGGCTGCGGATCTCGCGCGAGGAGCTGTACGCCCGCGCCCAGGACCTCGCGCCGGCCAACTCCACGTTCTTCGCGTTCCTCGTGTTGAGCACCGTCATCGCCACGACCGGACTCCTGCTCGATTCGGCGGCGACGATCATCGGCGCGATGGTCGTGGCACCGCTGATGGGGCCGGCCATCTCCGCGAGCGTCGGCACCATCCTGGACGAACCGGAGATGGCGTCACGTGGCGTCACCCTCCAGGTCCTCGGGCTCCTCGCGGCCATCGCGACCGCCGCCGCGCTCGGCTGGGTGCTCCAGCAGACCGTGCTGATCGCGCCGGGACTCGACATCCGGACGATCCCGCAGGTCGCGGAACGCACGAGCCCGAACGTGTTGTCGCTGTTCCTCGCGCTCGGGTCGGGGCTCGCGGGTGCGCTGAGCATCATGCGCGGCTCCGGCTCGACGCTCGTCGGCGTCGCCATCGCCGTCGCGCTGGTGCCGCCGGCCGCGATCTCCGGGCTCGGAGTCACGTTGGGGCTCCCGGGCGTCGCCATCGCCGCGGCCATCCTGGTGGTCGTGAACCTGCTGGCCATCAACCTCTCGGCGCTCGTCCTCTTCTACCTCTCGGGGTTCAAGCCCCTCGACGTCGGGACGTACGAGGGAGTGCGGGCGTCGGTGTACTCGCGCGTCGTGGTCATCGCCGTCGGCATCGCGGTGCTGTCGCTCGTCCTGGTCGCGGTCACCTGGACGACGTTCCAGAGCCAGTCGCTGGAACAGCAGACCCAGTCCATCCTCGAAGCGGACTTCGAGGAGGCCGACGTCGAGGGCGTCGAACTGGTCCGGGTGACCGTCGAGTACGATCCGGCCGACATGGTGCTTGGGGACGAACCCGAGGTGAACGTGCTCGTGGGACTTCCCCGCGAGCGGGACGCGCCGCCTGATCTCGCCCAGCGCTGGGACGACGAACTGACGAGGGAGCTGGGCAGGGACGTGGTCGTCAGGGTCGGGTTCGTCGAGGCACAGGTATCGGAGGCCGAGCCGCCGGAGCCGCCGTGGGGGTGGCCATCGATGGCGAAACCGGCGGTGTGA
- a CDS encoding DUF1269 domain-containing protein yields MSSLVVLAFDDQNGAEEMRERMYDFQKRELITLEDAAVAVRKENGHVKIKQAHSLVGAGALGGSFWGLLIGMIFWMPWLGMAIGTVTGALSGKFSDIGIDDEFIEEVADAVEPGESALFLLARDAQLERIEGELEGVEFELIETNLSPEDETRLRDAFAAEEVAG; encoded by the coding sequence ATGAGTTCCCTCGTGGTGCTCGCGTTCGACGATCAGAACGGGGCAGAAGAGATGAGAGAGCGGATGTACGACTTTCAGAAGCGTGAACTCATCACGCTGGAGGACGCGGCCGTCGCGGTCCGCAAGGAGAACGGCCACGTCAAGATCAAGCAGGCACACAGCCTCGTCGGAGCGGGGGCGCTGGGCGGCTCATTCTGGGGGCTACTCATCGGAATGATCTTCTGGATGCCGTGGCTCGGGATGGCGATCGGGACCGTGACCGGCGCGCTCTCGGGCAAGTTCTCGGACATCGGCATCGACGACGAGTTCATCGAGGAGGTGGCCGACGCGGTCGAGCCGGGCGAGTCGGCGCTGTTCCTCCTCGCTCGGGACGCCCAGCTCGAGCGCATCGAGGGGGAACTGGAGGGTGTGGAGTTCGAACTGATCGAGACGAACCTCTCGCCCGAAGACGAGACCCGGCTCCGGGACGCGTTCGCTGCCGAGGAGGTCGCGGGCTAG
- a CDS encoding HdeD family acid-resistance protein: MELQDNWRYLLGGGIVLAALGVLAIFTPFVTGVTLSLLLGAILIVGGLVHLVNAFSARGWSGSLWQVVLGIVYGLAGVSLLVNPVLGLATLTLLLVAYFAVDGVVEIVMGLRMRPESRWAWVAGSGVISLLLAVLLWVGFPSTALWAVGLLVGVGLLSSGFSLISVALVGRKAIGVERDVANAGPGAV; encoded by the coding sequence ATGGAACTGCAAGACAACTGGCGGTACCTGCTGGGCGGGGGCATCGTCCTCGCCGCGCTAGGTGTGCTAGCGATCTTCACGCCGTTCGTGACCGGCGTGACGCTCTCGCTGCTGCTCGGGGCGATCCTGATCGTCGGCGGCCTCGTCCACCTCGTCAACGCGTTCTCGGCCAGGGGATGGAGCGGATCGCTCTGGCAGGTCGTGCTGGGCATCGTCTACGGCCTGGCCGGCGTCTCCTTGCTGGTGAACCCGGTGCTGGGGCTTGCCACGCTGACGCTGCTGCTCGTCGCGTACTTCGCGGTCGACGGCGTCGTCGAGATCGTCATGGGGCTCCGGATGCGGCCGGAGTCCCGGTGGGCCTGGGTGGCCGGTAGCGGCGTGATCTCGCTGCTGCTCGCCGTGCTGCTCTGGGTCGGGTTCCCCAGCACCGCGCTCTGGGCGGTCGGCCTCCTGGTCGGCGTCGGCCTGCTGTCGAGCGGGTTCTCGCTCATCTCGGTGGCGCTGGTCGGCCGGAAGGCGATCGGCGTCGAGCGGGACGTCGCCAACGCCGGCCCCGGTGCCGTCTGA